The following proteins are co-located in the Podarcis raffonei isolate rPodRaf1 chromosome 5, rPodRaf1.pri, whole genome shotgun sequence genome:
- the ARL14 gene encoding ADP-ribosylation factor-like protein 14, with the protein MGLANSKQFKQAQILMLGLDSAGKSTLLYKLKFNDVFQTLPTIGFNVEMLETGKDIALTVWDVGGQHQMRPAWSNYLENVDSLVYVVDSTDNQRLEESKKELELLLRNERIKNVPVVVLANKQDLPGALSAEEITRRLNVKKHCHDRNWYVQPCCAITGEGLSEGFRKVTSFAKSCMKSKQEAFALFKQD; encoded by the coding sequence ATGGGCCTTGCAAACTCTAAGCAGTTTAAACAAGCCCAGATTCTAATGCTTGGGCTTGATTCAGCCGGGAAATCCACCCTCTTATATAAGCTGAAATTTAATGATGTCTTCCAAACTTTGCCAACCATCGGTTTCAACGTGGAGATGCTTGAAACAGGGAAAGACATTGCCTTAACCGTCTGGGATGTTGGGGGCCAACACCAAATGAGGCCTGCTTGGAGCAACTACTTGGAGAACGTGGATAGCCTGGTCTATGTTGTGGACAGCACAGACAACCAGCGGTTGGAAGAGTCAAAGAAAGAATTGGAGCTTCTTTTGAGGAATGAGAGGATTAAGAACGTGCCTGTGGTTGTGCtagcaaacaaacaggatcttCCTGGAGCTCTAAGTGCTGAGGAAATAACCAGGAGGCTGAACGTGAAAAAGCACTGCCACGACCGAAACTGGTACGTACAACCCTGTTGTGCAATTACAGGTGAGGGTTTATCAGAAGGATTTCGGAAAGTGACGTCCTTTGCAAAATCCTGCATGAAATCTAAACAAGAAGCTTTTGCTCTTTTTAAGCAAGATTAA